TCGCCCCCGCCCCCGCCCCCGCGCAGCGTACCCGCCGTCAGCACCACTGGCGGCGGGACCTCGTCGAGCTGGCCGCCCTCTTCACCGCCGTGGCGGTCGCGGACGCGATCGCGAACACCATCGCGCACGGTCCGGACGGGCCGTACCTGCTGATCGTCTCGGCGGTGGCCCTGGTGGCCACGGCCGCCTTCCACACGTGGTGGGCACGACGGCACAGCCATGCCCCTCCCACACCACCCACCACGACCGCCCCGTCCACCGCAGACGCAGCCACAGTCACGGCCACGGCCACCGGAACAGGGACCGTCCGCGGGACGGAGGAGACCGTCCTGTGGCGGATGCGGACCACCGTGCGCGACGAGCCCGGCAGCCTGGCCGTCCTGTGCGCCGCCCTCGCGGAGCTGCGGGTCGACATCCTCACCCTGCAGACCCACCCCCTGGCCGACGGCACGGTCGACGAGTTCCTGCTGCGCGCCCCCGAGCCCCTGCAGCCGGCCGAACTGACCCGGCGGGTCGCCGCGGCGGGCGGCGCGCACACCTGGGTCGAGCGGGCCGACGCCCACGACCTGGTCGACTCCCCCACCCGGGTCCTCAACCTCGCCACCCGCACCGCCCTGGACGCCGCCGAACTCCCCCTCGCACTGCGGCAGTTGCTGGGCCGTTGCGCCATCCGCTCCCACCCGGCCGTCTCCCCGACCGGCCGCCCCAGCGAGCGCACCGCACCGGTGGAGGGCGCGTTGGAACAGGGCGACACGATCATGCTGCTGCGCGACCCGTACGGCGGCGTGCTCACCGTCGAGCGCCCCTACCTGCCGTTCACGCCGAGCGAGTTCGCCCGCGCCCGCGCCCTCGTCGAGCTGGACGCGCGGCTCGGGCCGCGGGTGCCGCGCAGCCAGGACGTCCTGACGCTGCCCGAGGGCGGCGAGATCACCGTCCGCCGCGCCGACCAGGATGACCTGGAGGCCGCGCGCGCCATGCACGACCGCTGCTCCGAGCGCACCCTCGGGCTGCGGTACCACGGCCCCGTCGCCGACGCCGACCGCTACCTCGGCCACCTCCTCAGCCCGCGCTTCGGGCAGACGCTCGCCGTCCGGTCCGCGTCCGGCCGACTCGTCGCCCTGGGCCATCTGCTGTGGGACGGCGACGAGACCGAGGTCGCCCTGCTCGTCGAGGACGACTGGCAGCGCCGTGGCATCGGCTCCGAGCTCCTGCGCCGCCTGGTGGGCCTCGCCGTGGACGCCGGGTGCGACAGCGTGTACGCGGTCACCCAGTCGTCCAACACGGGCATGGTCGCCGCGATGCGCGCGCTGAACCTGCCGCTCGACTACCAGATCGAGGAAGGCACCCTGGTGATCACCGCCCGGCTGCGCGCCCCGCACGCCGAACGTCACAAGTCGGCCGGGGACCACGACCGGCGCGGCCCGTACGCCGAGGGGGCCGCCGAGCAGGGTCCCGCCGGTCAGAGCGCCCCGCACCGGCCCCGGCCCTGATTCCCGTCCTGCCGGAGAGACGTGATCCGGCCAAAGTCGGCCACCCCGCGAACCGGGCCGTACCTCCGCCCCACCCGGCCGGCGACCCGCCCGCCGCGTCCCTGGACGGCCGGGGCCGCACCCGCCCCGCCGGCTTGGCCTTCGGGCGGCGGGCAGGGTCCGGCCCGGCTCCGGCACAGGTCGCGCCGACCCCCGGCGCGCCCGGTCCCGGTGCCGCGCCGCGGCGGACGCGCCGACGCGCCTCGACCCCCCGGGGGTCCGGCGTGCCGCACCGCGCGACCGGGGTGCGCGACGGTCGCTCGTTTGTCAGCCGACTGTGATCGAACGAGGTGACGCGGGCGGCGGCCGCGTACCAGGATGGGGGCATGCCAGATACCCCCAGCAGCGCTCTTCCGCGACAGGTCGCGGACGCCTTCGTGGACGCCCTCGTCGCCCTCGACCCGGTCACCGGCACGTACCTGGGCGTGCGGGAGTGCTCCGCGCTCCTCCCCGACTTCTCCCCCGCCGGCCAGGAGGAACTGGCCGTCCTGGCCCGCGAGACGCTCACCCGGCTCGACGCGGCGGAGCTCCTGCCGGAGGCCGCAGGAGACGCCGAACGCCGCTGCGGGCGGCTCCTGCGGGAGCGCCTCACCGCCGAACTGGCCGTCCACGAGGCACAGGAGGGCCTGCGCACCGTCAGCAACCTCCGCTCCCCCGCGCACAGCGTGCGGATGGCGTTCACGGTGATGCCGACGGAGACGGACGAGGACTGGGCGGCCGTCGCGGAGCGGCTGCGCGCCGTACCGGCCGCGCTCGACGGGTACCGGGAGTCCCTCGCGCTGGGGCTGGACCGCGGGTTGCCGGGCGGGCCGCGCGCCACGGCCACGTTCGTGGACCAGCTGGGCAAGTGGGCCGGCAGCGCCGAGGGTGCCCGCGGCTGGTTCGAGGAGTTCGCCGCGGCCGGGCCGTCCGCGCTGCGCCGGGAACTGGACGTGGCGGCGCGCGGCGCCACCGCGGCGGTCGCCGGGCTGCGGGACTGGATGCGCGACGTGTACGCCCCCGCCGTGGCGGACGCGCCGGACACGGTGGGCCGCGAGCGGTACGCCCGATGGTCCCGGTACCACAACGGCACCGACTTCGACCTGGACGAGGCGTACGCCTACGGCTGGGACGAGTACCACCGCCTCCTCGGCGAGATGGAGAAGGAGGCCGCCAAGATCCTGCCGGGCGCCGGCCCGTGGGAGGCGCTGGCCCACCTCGACGAGCACGGGACGCACATCGAGGGCGTGGAGGAGACCCGGGTCTGGCTCCAGCGGCTCATGGACGAGGCGATCGACGCCCTCGACGGCACGCACTTCGAACTCGCCGAGCGGGTCCGGCGCGTCGAGTCGCGCATCGCGCCCCCGGGCAGCGCGGCGGCGCCGTACTACACGGGCCCGTCGGAGGACTTCTCCCGACCCGGCCGGACCTGGCTCCCCGTCAACGGCGAGACGCGCTTCCCCGTATACGACCTGGTCTCCACCTGGTACCACGAGGGCGTGCCGGGGCACCACCTCCAGCTGGCGCAGTGGGCGCACGTGGCGGACCGGCTCTCCCGCTACCAGGCGACGGTCGGCATGGTCAGCGCCAACGCGGAGGGCTGGGCGCTGTACGCGGAGCGGCTCATGGACGAGCTGGGCTTCCTCCCCGACCCGGAGCGGCGGCTCGGCTACCTCGACGCGCAGATGATGCGGGCGTGCCGGGTGATCGTCGACATCGGCATGCACCTCGGGCTGGACATCCCCGCGCACTCGCCGTACCGGCCCGGTGAGCGGTGGACGCCGGAGCTCGCGCAGGAGTTCTTCCAGCGGCACAGCAGCCGGTCGCCGGAGTTCGTCGAGAGCGAGATGGTCCGGTACCTGTCGATGCCGGCGCAGGCCATCGGCTACAAGCTGGGCGAGCGGGCCTGGCTGCTGGGCCGGGAGAACGCGCGCCGGGCCCACGGCGCGGCGTTCGACGCGAAGAAGTGGCACATGGCGGCGCTCTCCCAGGGCCCCCTCGGCCTGGACGACCTGGTGGACGAGCTGTCCCGACTCTGACGCCACGCCGACGGGGGCGGGCGGGGGGCCCGCCCACGGACCGGTCACGACCGGCCGCGTGCCGGACGCGCCCCGCCCGGTCCACCGCCCCGCCCGGTCCGCCGCCCACGGCCCGGGCGCGGGCGGGGTCAGCAGCCGCAGGCGTCCGCGCCGGCCGGTGCGGTGAGGGGGTCGGCCTCCCGGTGGCGCCGGCCCTCCCGGGTCTCGTACGGGAACCCCTCGCGGACCCAGTACTCGAAGCCGCCGAGCATCTCCTTGACCCGGAAGCCGCGTTCGGCGAGGGCGAGGGCGGCGCGGGTGGCGCCGTTGCAGCCGGGGCCCCAGCAGTAGGTGACCACCGGGACGGCCCGGTCGAGGAGCCGTTCGGCGTGCTCGGCGACGAGGGCCGTCGGGAGGTGGACGGCGCCGGGGACGTGCCCCTGCTCCCACGCCTCGGTGGAGCGCGAGTCGAGCACGACGAACCCGGGGTCACCGTCGGCGGCGAGGGCGGCGGCGACGTCGGAGACGTCCGTGTGGAAGGCCAGGCTCGCGGCGAAGTGGGCGGCCGCCGCGGCGGGGGCGGCGGGCGGCACGCGCAGCACCGGACTGACGGCCGGGGACGCGGTGGCGGACGGGGCGGCGGGGGACGCGGGGTCCTTGAGGTCCGTGGAGGTGGCCGTGGGGTCCGTGAAGGGGGTCATGGGGCCCGTGGAGGTGGCCGTGGGGTCCGTGGAGGGGGTCATGGCAAGGAATCTACGGTCGACGATCATTACGGTGAAGGGGCGATCCCCGGCCGAGCCCTTGAACCGCCGGGGAATCCCCTGCTATTCCTCGTCCATGACGGAACATTCACCGGACGCCACGGACTGGCGCATACTCCAGGCCCTCCAGGAGCAGGGACGGGCGAGCTTCGCGGAGCTGGCGCGGGCCGTGTCGATGTCGGCGAGCGCCGTGACCGAGCGGGTCCGCCGGATGGAGGAGGCCGGGATCATCGCCGGCTACACGGCGGTCGTGGACCACGAGCGGCTGGGTCTCCCCATCCTGGCCTTCGTCCGGTTGCGCTACCCGCACGGGAACTACAAGCCGTTCCACGACCTGCTGGCGACGACGCCGGAGGTCCTGGAGGCGCATCACGTCACGGGGGACGACTGCTTCGTGCTGAAGGTCGCGGCCCGCTCGATGGCGCACCTGGAGCAGGTGGCCGGCAAGGTCGGCGCCCTCGGCTCGGTGACGACGAGCGTCGTGTACTCGTCACCGCTGCGGCGCCGTCCCGTCAGCCGCTGAGGCCCGTCCCGGCCCGCAGCCTGACCCGGGAGCCGTCGCGGCCCTTGACGACCTCCAGTTGTGCGGGGACGCGGCGGCGCAGGTCGGGGACGTGGCTGACGATGCCGACGCTGCGGTCCCGTTCGCGCAGCGAATCGAGCACGTCCAGCACCTCGTCGAGGGTCTGTTCGTCGAGGCTGCCGAACCCCTCGTCGATGAAGAGGGTGTCGAGGCGGACGCCGCCCGCCTCGTCGGTGACGACGTCGGCGAGGCCGAGCGCGAGGGCCAGCGAAGCGAAGAACGTCTCCCCGCCGGAGAGCGTCGCCGTGTCGCGTTCGCTGCCCGTCCAGGCGTCGACGACGTGCAGTCCCAGGCCGGCGCGCCGGCCACCGGAGCGCGCGTCGGAGTGGACGAGCGTGTAGCGGCCCGACGACATGCGCTGGAGCCGTTCGGTCGCGGCGGCCGCGACCTGTTCGAGCCGGGCGGCGAGGACGTACGACTCCAGACGCATCCGCCGCTCGTTCTCGGCTGACGTGCCGGCGGTCAGCGCGGCGAGCCGGGCCACCCGGTCGTACTCGGTGCGCAGCGGACCCAGTCGGCGCAGCTCCTCCACCACACGGGCGGACAGCCGGTCCAGCTCGGCGCACCGTTCGCGGTGTGCCGCCAGGGTGGTGGCGGCGGTCCGGACGGCGCGCTCGGCGGCGTCGTGGGCGGCGAGGGCGGCGGGCACGTCGGGGGGCGGGCCCTCGGCTGCGGCGCGTGCGCCGTCCTCGGCGAGCCGGTCGGCCACTGCGGCGGCCTCGGCCTGCCAGGCGTCGACGCGGCGCTGGAGGTCGCGCTGCCGGGCGTCGTCGAGGAGGGCGTCCGCGGCGGCGCGCGGGGTGGCGAAGCCGGCCCGGTGGGCGGCGTCGGCGAGCCGCTCGTCCGCCTCCTCGAACCGCCTGGCGGCGGATTCGGCGGCGCGTACGGCGCCGGCGGCCGCGGCGAGGGCGGCGATGCGGCGCTCCAGCGCGGCCTGCCGCCGCGCGACGGTGTCGCGCCCGTCGCCGAGGATCCGGGCGAGCTCCGCCTCCAGGGCGGCCTGCTCCTGGTCGAGCGCTTCACGGCGTGACGCCCTGGCGGCGGCCCGCACCTCCGCCTGCCGGTGCTCGTCGAGGCGCCGCGCGTGCTCCCGCTCGGCCCGTTCGAGGGCTTCCCGGGCGGGGTGGGCGGCGGCGGCCAGCTCGTACGCCTCGGCGTGCCGCCGCTCCAGGTCGGCGACGAGCTCGGCCAGTTCGGCGGCGGTCGGCCCGGCGACGGCGAGGACGGCGACGGCGGACCCGCCCCCGGACCCGGACCCCGAAGCGGCCGCGGAGCCCGAAGCGACCCCGGACCCGGTCCCGGACGCGGCGGGCGCCGACGAGGACGCGGAGTCGGACCCGGTCCCGGACGCGCCGGGCGCCGAGGGTGGTGCGGCTGCGGCCGCTTCGGGTGGCCGGAGTGCTGCGGGTGCCGCGGTCGCCTCGGGGGACGCGGCGGGGCGGGGCACGGTGGCGCGGGCGGCCGGGTCCCCGGGGCCCTGTTCGGCGCCGTCCGGGTCCGCCGCCTCGGCCGCCGCGGCGGCCAGGGCCTCACCGAGGGCGGCCAGTTCGCGTTCGGCGGCGGCGCGGGATTCGGCGGCGCGGGTGTGCGCCTCGTAAGCCGCCGCCTCGGCCGCGCGGTCGACGTGGTCGGCGGTGGGCCGGGCGGGGCGCGGGTGGTCGGCGGAGCCGCAGACGGCGCAGGGAGCGCCGTCCGCGAGGTGCGCGGCGAGTTCCGCGGCGATGCCCCGCAGGCGGCGTTCGCGCAGGTCGAGCCAGGTCTCGTGGGCCGTGTTGGCCCGGTCCCTGGCGGCGGTGAGGCCGGCTTGGACGGCTGCCGCCTCCCGGGCGAGGGCGTCGCGGCGGCGGGCGGCGGCCAGTCGACGGCGGGCCGGTGCGAGCCGCCCGGCGAGGTGCTCGGCGCGGGTGGCGGCCTCGCGGGCGGCGTCGACGCGGTCGGCAAGGGCGCGGCGGGTCGCGTCCCAGTCGGCCAGCCAGGCGGCGGCGTCGTGGAGGGTCTCGTCGTCGGCCCGCGCCTGCCGGTCGAGGTCGGCGCGTTCGCGGGTGAGGAGCGTGACCCGCTCCTCGGCGCGGCGGGCGGCGTCGAGGCCGCCGAGCTCCTGGCGGTGTGCCTGTTCGAGGGCGGTCAGCCGGTCGGCGTCCGCCCCGGCCAGGTCGGCGGGGAGGGCGACCAGGGCCCGCGCGTGCGCGGCGTCGGCCTCGTCGTGGTCGCGCCGGGCGGCGTCGCGCAGGGCGAGCGGTCCGGCGACGCGCTCGGCCCGGCGCGCCTCGTCGAGCCGGGCCCGCCAGGCGTCCCGCTCGGGCCGGCGCGCGTCGAGCTCGGCGGCGCGGCGGCGGGCGTCCTCGTACCGGGCGCGGCGGGCGGCGCGGTCCCGGCAGGCGTCGAGGGCCAGACGGGTGGCGGCCTGCCGGGACTCGGCGGCGGTGAGCGCGAGGTCGGCGGCGTCGAGCGCCTCCCGGGCGCCCGAGCGGGCGACCGCGGCCCAGCCGAGGACGGCCTCGGCGAGTCCGGGCTCCCCGGGCGCGCCGGCCGGCGCGGGCCAGTCGCCCGCGGCGTCCCCCGCGGCCTGCGCCATCCGGTGGGCCAGGGCGAGCAGCCGCTGGTCGCCGTCGCGCACCCGCTGTTCGGCGGCGCGGCGCAGATCGGCGAGGCGCTCCTCGACGGCGGCGAAGCGGCGGGTGTCGAAGAGGCGGCCGAGGAGCTTGCCGCGGGCTTCGGCGTCGGCGCGCAGGAAGCGGGAGAAGTCGCCCTGGGGCAGCAGGACGACCTGGCAGAACTGGTCGCGGCTCATGCCGATGAGCTGGGCGACCTCCTCACCGATCTCCTGGTGCGAGCGGCTGAGGCCGGTCCAGGTGCCGGTCGCGGGGTCGTACTCGCGCAGCCAGGACTGCGCCTTCTCGGTGGTGAAGCCGGTACCGCGCTTCTTGGGGCGGGGCTGGGCGGGCCGGCGGGTGATCTCCAGCCGGCGGCCGGCGACGGTGAGGTCGAGGAGCACCTCGGTGGCGGTGCCGGGCGCGGCGTGGTCGCTGCGCAGCGTGGCGCCGGGGGCCTGCCGGGCGCCGGGCACGGAGCCGTACAGGGCGAAGCAGACGGCGTCGAGGACGGAGGTCTTCCCCGCGCCGGTCGGGCCGTGGAGGAGGAACAGGCCGGCGGCGGAGAGGGCGTCGAAGTCGACTTCCTGCGCGGTGCCGAAGGGGCCGAAGCCGGTGACGCGGAGCCGGTGGAGCCTCATCCGTCCACCTCGCGTTCGCGCACGGACGCGTCGGCGCGGACGTCGGCGAAGGCGCCGTGCAGCGCCGCGCGCTCGTGCGCGTCGGGTGCGGCGCCGCCGCGGACGTGGGCCACGAAGTCCTCCGCGATCTGCTGGTCGGTGCGCCCGCGCAGCCGCAGGGCGTACGAGGGCGGTCCGCCGTCGCCCTCGGTGCGCTCGGGGTCGAAGACGAGGCTGAGCGTGTGGGGGAAGCGTTCGGCGAGCCGCGCCATGGGGTCGGCGGGGCGGGCGGGGTCGGTGAGGGTGGCCTCGACCCACGCGTCCTCGTGCCGGGCGAGCGCCGGGTCGGCGAGGAGGTCGTCGAGCCGTCCGCGGAGGCGGGCGAGGGGGCGCGGTACGGGGCAGTCGATCCGCTCGGCGGTGACGCCGCCGTCGGGGGCGAGGTCGACGAGCCAGGTGGTCTTGCGGTGCCGCCACTCGGAGAAGGAGTACGCGAGGGGCGAGCCGGAGTAGCGGACGCGGTCGGTGAGGGCCTGCGCGCCGTGCAGGTGGCCCAGGGCGACGTAGTCGACGCCGTCGAAGACCTCCGCCGGGACGGCGGCGACGCCGCCGACGGTGATGTCGCGTTCGCTGTCGCTGGCCTCGCCGCCGGCGACGAAGGCGTGGGCGAGGACGACGGAGCGGGTGCCGGCGGGGCGGCCGGCGAGGTCGGCGCGGACGCGGTCCATGGCGGCGGCGAGGACGGCGCGGTGAGTCGTGGCGGCCGCGCCGAGCGGGTCGCGGGCCAGGGCCGGTTCGAGGTAGGGCAGCCCGTAGCAGGCGACGTCGCCGTGGGGCGGGTCGGGCAGCAGGACGGGCGTACCGATGCCGGCGGGGTCGGTGCGCAGGTGGATGCCGGCGCGTCGGATGAGACCGGAGGCGACGCCGAGGCGGCGGGCCGAGTCGTGGTTGCCGGAGATCATCACGGTGGGGACGCCGGCGTCCGCGAGCCGGTGCAGGGCGGTGTCGAAGAGTTCGACGGCGGCGAGCGGCGGTACGGCGCGGTCGTAGACGTCGCCTGCCACGAGGACCGCGTCCACGGCGTGCTCGCGGACCGTGGCGAGCAGGTGGTCGAGGAAGGCGGCCTGGGCGTCGAGGAGGCTGACGCGGTGGAAGGACCGGCCGAGGTGCCAGTCCGAGGTGTGCAGAAGTCTCACGGTGCCGCTCCGCCCCCATCCGTCCCACTCGTCCGCCACCCGGGCCGGTAGGCAAGTCTGCCATCCGCCGGGGGTGGCTCCGGCCGTCGGCCTCCGGACCTCGGCGCCGCCCCGGCCACCGCCTCCGGCCGGGGACGCCGTGGCAGGGCCCCGGGGAACGACCGCGGCGGCGGGACCCGGCCGGGGCCCTGAGTGGCCGAGCGGTGGAGGCGTGGTGCGGCGTGGGCGGTACGGGTCGGGGAGCGGTGGAGGCGTGGGGCGGCGTGGGCGGTACGGGTCGGGGAGCGGTGCAGGCTTGGGGCGGCGTGGGCGGTACGGGTCCGGGAGCGGTGCAGGCGTGGGAGCGGGGGGCCGGTCGGGGTCAGTCCGCGCCGTACGCCTCGCCGCCGAGCTCCAGGACGGCGGTGCCGGCCGTCGCGTCGGCCAGCCAGCCACGGAAGGCGTCGACGTCCGCGTCCGGCAGGCCGACCTCGATGCGGACGGCGTCGGCGTACCGGACGTCGCGGACGGCCCGGCCGGCGGCCCGCAGGTCGTTCTGGAGCTTGCCGGCGCGCTGGTGGTCGACGGTGACCGTGGCGAGCCGGTAGCGGCGGCGCGTGACGGTGCCGAGCTCGTCGAGCGCCTCACCGACGACCCCGCCGTAGGCGCGGATCAGCCCGCCGGCGCCGAGCTTCACACCGCCGTAGTACCGGGTGACGACGGCGACGGCGTACCGGACGTCGCGCCGCAGGAGCATCTGGAGCATCGGCGCGCCGGCGGTGCCGCCGGGCTCGCCGTCGTCACTGGCCCGCTGGACGGCGGCGTCGGCGCCGATGACGTACGCGAAGCAGTTGTGGGTGGCGGTGGGGTGCTCCCGGCGGACGCGGGCGACGAACTCCTGCGCCTCGCGCTCGGTCGCGGCGGGGGCGAGCGCGCAGAGGAAGCGCGACCGGTTGATCTCGGTCTCGTGCACGCCCTCGCGGGCCACCGTGCGGTACTGCTCCTGCATCCCGCCACCCTACGGGGTGGTTCACCGGCCGCTGGGGGTGGCGTCCTCCGCCAGGCGCCGCCACGCCTCGTCCCACTGGACCGGCAGGGCGTCGGTGGTCGTCTCCCAGTAGGTGAAGGCGGAGTCCCGGGTCGTGGAGCGCAGCTCCTTCATGATCGTCCCGTGAGGTTCGGCGCGGGCGTAGGCGTACAGGGCGTCGCGGTCCTGCCAGGCGGAGAGCGTGTAGAAGGTCCGCCGCAGCGGCCGGGCGACGAGCGAGGCCCCGTAGGCGCCGGGGGCGGTGGCGAGCTGGCGCCAGGCGGCGAACGACCGGAGGAGGAAGCGCGGCACGTCCGTCAGGGAGCGCACCTCGAAGCGCGAGGCCATGACGTAGGCCGGGGCGTTCGACGGCGGGGTGGTGGGGGCGGTCCAGGGGATCGTGGGCATGGCGGGACTCCTCGGCCAGCAGCGAACGGATAGCGACACTACCTACAATCAGATAGTTACACTATCCGAGCGTTGAGGGAAGACTTTCCTCCTCCCGGCCCTCCCGTCGCCGCCGGCGCCACCGGAGGTCCGGCACGGCGGACGCCGTCGGGGAATGGCGGGCGGCGCGGCGCGGTTGCCCGCTACGAAGCGGCCCCGGCAGGGGGCCAGGACAGGTGGGAGAACGCACGTGTACGGCGACACGGAGACCATCCGCAGGATCCTCACCGAGACCGGCGACACCTGGGCCGTCGTCGGCCTGTCCGGCAACCGGTCCCGCGCGGCGTACGGCGTGGCCGCCGTGCTCCAGCGCTTCGGCAAGCGGATCGTGCCGGTGCATCCCAAGGCCGAGGCCGTGCACGGCGAGAAGGGGTACGCGACCCTGGCCGACATCCCCTTCCCGGTGGACGTCGTGGACGTCTTCGTCCACAGCGCCCTGGCCGGGGCCATCGCGGACGAGGCGGTGGCGAAGGGGGCCCGGGCGGTCTGGTTCCAGCTCGGCGTCGTGGACGAGGAGGCGTGGGAACGCACGCGCGCCGCCGGCCTGGACATGGTGATGGACCGCTGCCCCGCGATCGAGATCCCCGCGCTCGGCCTGGTCTGACCTCCGCCGCCGCATCCCCGGCCTCCGGCCGGGGCACACCCCGGCGCGGACCCAGTCCGGGGCCGGCCCGACCCGGCGCGGTCCCGACCGGGGGCGGGGCCCGACCCCGCACGGTCCCACCGAGCCGCGCACACCCCGGCACGGGCCCAACCCGGCACGCGAACCCGCGGGCCCACCCCTGCCGCGCCCCCGTCAGGCCCTGCCGTGCTCCCGGCGGGTGCGCCGCGTCACGCTGTCCAGGACCACCGCCGCCAGCAGCACGCAGCCGGTCACCATGAACTGGACGGCCGCCTGGATGCCCAGCAGGGACATCCCGGAGGCGATCGACTGGATGACGAGCATGCCGAGCAGGGCGGACCAGGTCGTGCCGCGCCCCCCGAAGAGGCTCGTGCCGCCGATGACGGCCGCGGCGATGGCGTTCATCAGCAGCAGCCCCGACCCTGACGTCTGGCTGACCGAGGTGATGCGCGACGCGAGGAACAGCCCGCCGACCGCGGCCATCGTCCCCGACAGCACGAAGACCGACACCCGCACGCGCACCACGTCGATGCCGGCACGGCGGGCCGGCTCGATCCCGCCGCCGAGCGCGTAGACGCTCCGCCCGTACCGGGTGCGGCGCAGGACGAGGTCGAGGCCCCCGACGACGGCCAGGAAGGCGAGCAGCGCCAGCGGCAGCCCCTGGAAGCGGTTGAGGACGTGCGCGGCGGCGAACGCCACGAGCGCGACCGCGCCGGTCCGTACGGCGACCTCCGTGAGCCGCCGGTGCGGCAGGCCCGCGGCCCGGCGCCGGCGGCGGTCCCCGTAGTGGACGAGGAAGCAGACGAGGGTGCCGAACGCCGCCAGCGAGTAGGCCGCGGCCACGTCGTGGAAGTAGAAGCCGGTCAGCTCGGCGACGAGTCCTCCCTCGTCGAGGTTGACCGTGCCCCTGGTGCCGAGGACGTACAGCATCAGGCCGTTCCAGCCGAGCAGCCCCGCGAGGGTGACCACGAACGCCGGCGCGCCCGCCCGGGCGACGAACGAACCGTGGACCGAGCCGGCCAGGGCCCCGCCGGCCACGGCGACCAGGACGGCGAGCCACTCCGGCACGCCGCGCTCCACGTTGAGCACGGCGAACACGGCGGCGGCCAGTCCGCTGACGGAGCCGACGGACAGGTCGATCTCGCCGATCAGCAGGACGAAGACCACCCCGACGGCGATCATCCCGGTGCCGACGATGTCGACGCTGAGGTTGGACAGGTTCCGCGGGGACAGGAAGTTGGAGTTGAGGATCTGGAAGACCGTCCAGATCACGACGACGCCGGCGACGACCGGAAGCGCCCCGAGCTCGCCGCCGCTCAGCCGCCGGGCGAGGGCGCCGCCGCCGCTCCTGAGGACCCGCCGGAGCGCGTTCACCGCTCCCCCCGGCGCGCGTGGGGCGGACGGCGGCCCGCGCCGTGGAGGGTGGTGACACCGGTGACGGCCGAGATGATCTGCTCCTGCGCGGTGGTGCCCACGTCGAAGAACCCGTTGTTCCGGCCGAGGTGCAGTACGGCGACGCGGTCGGCGACGGCCTTGATGTCACCCAGGTTCTGGCTGATCAGCAGCACGCCCGTGCCCCGGTCGCGCAGCGACTCGACGAGGTCGAGGAAGCGGCTGGTCTGCTGGACGCCGAGGGCCGCGGTCGGCTCGTCGAGGAGGAGCAGCCGCGGTTCGCCGACGAGCGCGCGGGAGATCGCGACGGTCTGCCGTTCGCCGCCGGAGAGGGCGGCCACGGGCGCCCTCAGGTCCGGTTCGTGGATGGCGAGCGACCCCAGCAGGTCCCGGGTGCGCCGCTCCATCCCGACCTCGTCGAGGAGACCGACCCGGCACGGCTCGCGGCCGAGGAACAGGTTGGCGACCACGTC
This portion of the Streptomyces changanensis genome encodes:
- a CDS encoding DUF885 domain-containing protein: MPDTPSSALPRQVADAFVDALVALDPVTGTYLGVRECSALLPDFSPAGQEELAVLARETLTRLDAAELLPEAAGDAERRCGRLLRERLTAELAVHEAQEGLRTVSNLRSPAHSVRMAFTVMPTETDEDWAAVAERLRAVPAALDGYRESLALGLDRGLPGGPRATATFVDQLGKWAGSAEGARGWFEEFAAAGPSALRRELDVAARGATAAVAGLRDWMRDVYAPAVADAPDTVGRERYARWSRYHNGTDFDLDEAYAYGWDEYHRLLGEMEKEAAKILPGAGPWEALAHLDEHGTHIEGVEETRVWLQRLMDEAIDALDGTHFELAERVRRVESRIAPPGSAAAPYYTGPSEDFSRPGRTWLPVNGETRFPVYDLVSTWYHEGVPGHHLQLAQWAHVADRLSRYQATVGMVSANAEGWALYAERLMDELGFLPDPERRLGYLDAQMMRACRVIVDIGMHLGLDIPAHSPYRPGERWTPELAQEFFQRHSSRSPEFVESEMVRYLSMPAQAIGYKLGERAWLLGRENARRAHGAAFDAKKWHMAALSQGPLGLDDLVDELSRL
- a CDS encoding Lrp/AsnC family transcriptional regulator; amino-acid sequence: MTEHSPDATDWRILQALQEQGRASFAELARAVSMSASAVTERVRRMEEAGIIAGYTAVVDHERLGLPILAFVRLRYPHGNYKPFHDLLATTPEVLEAHHVTGDDCFVLKVAARSMAHLEQVAGKVGALGSVTTSVVYSSPLRRRPVSR
- a CDS encoding rhodanese-like domain-containing protein; this translates as MTPFTDPTATSTDLKDPASPAAPSATASPAVSPVLRVPPAAPAAAAAHFAASLAFHTDVSDVAAALAADGDPGFVVLDSRSTEAWEQGHVPGAVHLPTALVAEHAERLLDRAVPVVTYCWGPGCNGATRAALALAERGFRVKEMLGGFEYWVREGFPYETREGRRHREADPLTAPAGADACGC
- a CDS encoding AAA family ATPase — encoded protein: MRLHRLRVTGFGPFGTAQEVDFDALSAAGLFLLHGPTGAGKTSVLDAVCFALYGSVPGARQAPGATLRSDHAAPGTATEVLLDLTVAGRRLEITRRPAQPRPKKRGTGFTTEKAQSWLREYDPATGTWTGLSRSHQEIGEEVAQLIGMSRDQFCQVVLLPQGDFSRFLRADAEARGKLLGRLFDTRRFAAVEERLADLRRAAEQRVRDGDQRLLALAHRMAQAAGDAAGDWPAPAGAPGEPGLAEAVLGWAAVARSGAREALDAADLALTAAESRQAATRLALDACRDRAARRARYEDARRRAAELDARRPERDAWRARLDEARRAERVAGPLALRDAARRDHDEADAAHARALVALPADLAGADADRLTALEQAHRQELGGLDAARRAEERVTLLTRERADLDRQARADDETLHDAAAWLADWDATRRALADRVDAAREAATRAEHLAGRLAPARRRLAAARRRDALAREAAAVQAGLTAARDRANTAHETWLDLRERRLRGIAAELAAHLADGAPCAVCGSADHPRPARPTADHVDRAAEAAAYEAHTRAAESRAAAERELAALGEALAAAAAEAADPDGAEQGPGDPAARATVPRPAASPEATAAPAALRPPEAAAAAPPSAPGASGTGSDSASSSAPAASGTGSGVASGSAAASGSGSGGGSAVAVLAVAGPTAAELAELVADLERRHAEAYELAAAAHPAREALERAEREHARRLDEHRQAEVRAAARASRREALDQEQAALEAELARILGDGRDTVARRQAALERRIAALAAAAGAVRAAESAARRFEEADERLADAAHRAGFATPRAAADALLDDARQRDLQRRVDAWQAEAAAVADRLAEDGARAAAEGPPPDVPAALAAHDAAERAVRTAATTLAAHRERCAELDRLSARVVEELRRLGPLRTEYDRVARLAALTAGTSAENERRMRLESYVLAARLEQVAAAATERLQRMSSGRYTLVHSDARSGGRRAGLGLHVVDAWTGSERDTATLSGGETFFASLALALGLADVVTDEAGGVRLDTLFIDEGFGSLDEQTLDEVLDVLDSLRERDRSVGIVSHVPDLRRRVPAQLEVVKGRDGSRVRLRAGTGLSG
- a CDS encoding GNAT family N-acetyltransferase; the encoded protein is MTDTTPATTVAPAPAPAQRTRRQHHWRRDLVELAALFTAVAVADAIANTIAHGPDGPYLLIVSAVALVATAAFHTWWARRHSHAPPTPPTTTAPSTADAATVTATATGTGTVRGTEETVLWRMRTTVRDEPGSLAVLCAALAELRVDILTLQTHPLADGTVDEFLLRAPEPLQPAELTRRVAAAGGAHTWVERADAHDLVDSPTRVLNLATRTALDAAELPLALRQLLGRCAIRSHPAVSPTGRPSERTAPVEGALEQGDTIMLLRDPYGGVLTVERPYLPFTPSEFARARALVELDARLGPRVPRSQDVLTLPEGGEITVRRADQDDLEAARAMHDRCSERTLGLRYHGPVADADRYLGHLLSPRFGQTLAVRSASGRLVALGHLLWDGDETEVALLVEDDWQRRGIGSELLRRLVGLAVDAGCDSVYAVTQSSNTGMVAAMRALNLPLDYQIEEGTLVITARLRAPHAERHKSAGDHDRRGPYAEGAAEQGPAGQSAPHRPRP